A part of Vulpes lagopus strain Blue_001 chromosome 4, ASM1834538v1, whole genome shotgun sequence genomic DNA contains:
- the LOC121489470 gene encoding translation initiation factor IF-2-like, with product MESTRPKDQVSAGGKRPRDSLEDSLEDSLEEDSLEEDGLEDSLEEDGLEDSLQGDRGAGAAAPRGPGPGPGSALWGPPPGTAPPAPAVAPAGEGAEEGRKAPGSTVSPPRAPEPLLCGPRQGRSSGWRGGPGLSWGTRRSGAEGQGVGTRLQRPLKLGDEGLRMHPACGGDGALGGRGGSCGAAACSGCHLPPYPCPSSAALVRGRRAYGAGAEQLRDPAVPQPPPSEGPKLGPHGRGCSTTVSGRVEASPLPAAPRWQSPRHTA from the exons ATGGAGTCGACCAGA CCCAAGGACCAGGTCAGTGCTGGGGGAAAGCGGCCGAGGGACAGCCTGGAGGACAGCCTGGAGGACAGCCTGGAGGAGGACAGCCTGGAGGAGGATGGCCTGGAGGACAGCTTAGAGGAGGACGGCCTGGAGGACAGCCTGCAGGGGGACAGGGGGGCTGGAGCCGCGGCCCCgaggggcccagggcctggaCCGGGCAGTGCCCTGTGGGGACCGCCTCCCGGGACAGCCCCACCAGCCCCCGCTGTAGCTCCTGCTGGAGAGGGAgctgaggagggaaggaaggcccCGGGGAGCACGGTGTCCCCGCCCAGGGCCCCGGAGCCCCTCCTGTGCGGACCCAGGCAGGGCAGGAGCTCGGGCTGGCGGGGGGGCCCAGGCCTTTCTTGGGGCACTCGGAGATCTGGGGCAGAGGGCCAGGGTGTGGGGACACGGTTGCAGAGGCCCCTGAAGCTGGGGGATGAGGGCCTGAGAATGCATCCAGCCTGTGGAGGGGACGGAGccttggggggcagaggggggtcCTGTGGGGCAGCCGCGTGCTCAGGGTGCCACCTACCACCGTACCCCTGTCCCTCGTCTGCTGCCTTGGTCAGGGGGCGACGGGCCTATGGGGCGGGTGCCGAGCAGCTGCGAGACCCTGCTGTCCCTCAGCCGCCACCATCCGAGGGACCGAAGCTCGGGCCCCACGGTCGTGGATGTTCCACTACTGTCTCAGGCCGGGTGGAGGcctcccctcttcctgctgctccgaGATGGCAGTCACCTCGTCACACGGCCTAA